The Pan paniscus chromosome 1, NHGRI_mPanPan1-v2.0_pri, whole genome shotgun sequence genome has a segment encoding these proteins:
- the MAGOH gene encoding protein mago nashi homolog: MESDFYLRYYVGHKGKFGHEFLEFEFRPDGKLRYANNSNYKNDVMIRKEAYVHKSVMEELKRIIDDSEITKEDDALWPPPDRVGRQELEIVIGDEHISFTTSKIGSLIDVNQSKDPEGLRVFYYLVQDLKCLVFSLIGLHFKIKPI, translated from the exons ATGGAGAGTGACTTTTATCTGCGTTACTACGTGGGGCACAAGGGCAAGTTCGGCCACGAGTTCCTGGAGTTTGAGTTTCGACCGGACG GGAAGTTAAGATATGCCAACAACAGCAATTACAAGAATGATGTCATGATCAGAAAAGAG GCTTATGTACATAAAAGCGTGATGGAGGAACTGAAGAGAATAATTGACGACAGTGAAATTACCAAAGAGGATGATGCATTGTGGCCTCCTCCTGACCGAGTGGGCCGGCAG GAGCTTGAAATCGTCATTGGAGATGAACACATTTCTTTTACAACATCAAAAATTGGTTCCCTTATTGATGTCAATCAATCCAA GGATCCAGAAGGCTTACGAGTATTTTATTATCTTGTCCAGGACCTGAAGTGTTTGGTCTTCAGTCTTATTGGATTACACTTCAAGATTAAACCAATCTAG